In Dehalococcoidales bacterium, the genomic stretch CGTCACCTAATGCTTAGTTTCGTAATTGAGTTATCTTATGCGCGCCGTTCGTGGTGAGCTTGTCGAACCACCGGCGCGCCCTTCGACAAGCTCAGGGCGAGCGGAATTGTATGTATACCTATTTTTGAAACTAAGCACTAGTACTTTGTAACACTTAATCCTTCGTTTAAGAGATAACCACCAAAACTGTCATTGCGAGGGCGAAGCCCGAAGCAATCCGCCACCCCGAGAAACGGATTGCTTCGCTCCTCGCAATGACAACCCGAGTTCCTGAGCGAAAGATTGTGCGTTACAGTCTAATTAGTGCGATGAGGGACTTAACAGGGCTATTTAGCGTGCTGGCACTGTTTGTGCCCGGTAAAATGCACTAGATTACTCAAAGAAAGAGCGTATCGCGTCAAACTCCTCAGGGAGTAACGCTAAGACTGCCGGGAACCGGTCCAGCAGGATATTTGCCAGGCTGGATTGGCTGATGATTTCTGCGGCGCCGAAATATTTTACCCAACTGGCGAGCAGGGCGCCGCAGAATAGAGACCCCATCACGAAGCCAAAGGCAGCGCCGCCCAGGTAATTGACCCAGCCCAGCATCACTATTGAGGCGGTCCATTTAACTAACCGGGCCAGGATACTGGCAACAATCATTGTTCCGATCAGTATAATAGCGAAGGCGACCACTTCAGCGATGCCGGGTTGCGGGATGAAAGTCAACTGTCCGGCGAGAGGGGTATGCAAACGTCCGGCCAGGATTACGCCCACGATTATACCGGCCAGTGAAAAGACAGCCTTTATCAGGCCGGTTTTCAGTCCGAAGAAGACGGCGCTGGCGATTATTACCAGGAGAGTTATATCAAGCCAGTTCATTTGTGTTTCGAATCCTGCCTGCGTTCTCTATTAATTATCTCACCCGTAGTGCAGGGCGTCAATAGGATTCAGTCTGGCGGCTCTCATCGCCGGGTAGATGCCGGAGGCGAGTCCGATAAAGACCGAGACCAGGACGGCTACGGTGACGACCAGTGGCGAGACCACAGCATTGATGGTGAACCCGCCCAGGTCAACCAGGGAGATAGCGTAGGCAATCAGCCAGGCTCCGGTCAGCCCGATGGCGCCTCCTACCAGGCTCAATATGGCCGCTTCCAGCAAAAATTGCATGAGGATATCCCGGCGCTTGGCCCCTACTGCCTTGCGCAGGCCGATTTCTTTGGTGCGTTCGGTCACCGAGACGAGCATGATGTTCATGATACCAATACTGCCTACCAGCAGGGAAATACCACCAATCAATCCCAGGAATACAGTTAATGCCAGGGTTATGGTCTCAAATGTTCCGAGTAACTGCTCCAGGCCGATGACAGCGAAATCATCATCTGCCCCCTCGGCAATGCGGTGGCGCTTCCTCAAGAGATTTTCAATCTCTTCTATTACTTCGTCCATAACATCGGCACTGGCTACCTGCACGACGATTGACTGAACGGCGTCTTCCCCGCCGGGCGTCTTCTGAGAGAATAACCGGGCTTGATAGGTGGTTATCGGTGTTACTACCATCTCATCCCAGCTGAATCCGAAAGATGACATGCCCCTGGGCTCCAGGACACCGATGACAGTAAAGCGTTTATCCTTTATCTTGACCCGCTGGCCGACAGGGTCATTGCTGCCAAAGAGGTCTTTCGCAGTTTTACTCCCCAGGACCACTACCATGTCTCTCCGGGCAATATTTACCTCGGAGATGAATTGCCCCGACGCCATCGTAAAATTATACAGATGCTGAAATTCAGGAGTGGTACCCTCTATCACGGAAGTTGCAGCTTCGTTACCAGCTATTACCTTAACAAAATTCTCGTTGGTTGGATTTACAGCTACCACCGAACGGATTTGTCTCATCGCTTCAGCGTCACCCATGGTAATGCTGGCGGTAGCGTAGCCGGGCGCAAAAGAGGCAAACCCCGGCGCCTCCGGGTTGGCTGGCTGCACGAAGAGCAGGTTAGTACCCAGCTCTTCAAAGGTGCTGGTAATCATATTCTGGAGGCCGGCCCCCACGGACATCAGAATAATAACGGCGCCGACCCCGATTATCATGCCCAGCATAGTCAGTACCGAGCGCAGTTTATTGGCCAAGAGCGATTTTACAGCGATACCAAAAAATTCAAAAAGCTTCACTTTGCTTTACCTCCCGGTCAGCACCGGCCACGTTCGTCCGGGTATTTTTATCATCGCTGACCAGTTTGCCGTCATGGAGGCGAATGGTGCGCTGGGTCTGCGCCGCGATTTCCATCTCATGGGTAACTAATATTATAGTGATACCATCCCGGTTAAGCTGGCGGAAAATAGAAAGTA encodes the following:
- a CDS encoding ABC transporter permease, with amino-acid sequence MKLFEFFGIAVKSLLANKLRSVLTMLGMIIGVGAVIILMSVGAGLQNMITSTFEELGTNLLFVQPANPEAPGFASFAPGYATASITMGDAEAMRQIRSVVAVNPTNENFVKVIAGNEAATSVIEGTTPEFQHLYNFTMASGQFISEVNIARRDMVVVLGSKTAKDLFGSNDPVGQRVKIKDKRFTVIGVLEPRGMSSFGFSWDEMVVTPITTYQARLFSQKTPGGEDAVQSIVVQVASADVMDEVIEEIENLLRKRHRIAEGADDDFAVIGLEQLLGTFETITLALTVFLGLIGGISLLVGSIGIMNIMLVSVTERTKEIGLRKAVGAKRRDILMQFLLEAAILSLVGGAIGLTGAWLIAYAISLVDLGGFTINAVVSPLVVTVAVLVSVFIGLASGIYPAMRAARLNPIDALHYG
- a CDS encoding CvpA family protein, giving the protein MNWLDITLLVIIASAVFFGLKTGLIKAVFSLAGIIVGVILAGRLHTPLAGQLTFIPQPGIAEVVAFAIILIGTMIVASILARLVKWTASIVMLGWVNYLGGAAFGFVMGSLFCGALLASWVKYFGAAEIISQSSLANILLDRFPAVLALLPEEFDAIRSFFE